From a single Notolabrus celidotus isolate fNotCel1 chromosome 7, fNotCel1.pri, whole genome shotgun sequence genomic region:
- the socs7 gene encoding suppressor of cytokine signaling 7 has product MLCALRRSEASNFTASLRELEKCGWYWGPMNWEDAEMKLKGKPDGSFLVRDSSDPRYILSLSFRSQGVTHHTRMEHYRGTFSLWCHPKFEDRCHSVVEFIERAIMHSKNGKFLYFLRSRVPGLPPTPVQLLYPVSRFSNVKSLQHLCRFCIRQIVRIDHIQELPLPRPLISYLSKFYYYDPEEEMYLSIKTIRRVMGTDQEAESET; this is encoded by the exons ATGCTCTGCGCCCTGCGGAGGTCAGAAGCCAGCAACTTCACGGCCTCTTTGAGAGAGCTGGAGAAG TGTGGCTGGTACTGGGGTCCGATGAACTGGGAGGACGCAGAGATGAAGCTGAAGGGGAAACCGGACGGATCGTTCCTGGTCCGGGACAGTTCAGACCCCCGATACAtcctgagtctcagcttcaggtcGCAGGGAGTCACACACCACACACGCATGGAGCACTACAGAG GGACGTTCAGCTTGTGGTGTCACCCGAAGTTTGAGGACCGCTGCCACTCGGTGGTGGAGTTCATCGAGCGAGCCATCATGCACTCCAAGAACGGCAAATTCCTCTACTTCCTGCGCTCCAGAGTCCCAG GGCTTCCTCCCACCCCGGTTCAGCTGCTCTATCCCGTATCTCGCTTCAGCAACGTGAAGTCTCTACAGCATCTCTGTCGCTTCTGCATCCGACAAATCGTCCGCATCGACCACATCCAGGAGCTTCCACTGCCCAG ACCACTAATATCCTACCTGAGTAAGTTTTATTACTACGACCCCGAGGAGGAGATGTATCTGTCAATCAAGACCATCAGGAGGGTGATGGGAACAGATCAGGAGGCGGAGTCAGAGACGTAG